ATTATCGTCAAGGGCACCGTCAAAGGTCGCATTGTTCCACCGGCAATCGTTTCAAGCCTACAGCACCAACGCCAGCAGGGTAAGCAATGCCAGGAGAACAACAGCTCGCTACAGCTACAAAGAGGCGGTACGCTCCTTCGTCAGCACCCGCGGCAAGTGTTGTCAGCACCAGGTCGCGCAACTGTTGTCAGATCTAGCAATGCACCTCGTATTGCTCCAATCTGGAGGCCCATCGACAAATCACCGCTCGGTAACCCCACGGGCAAGAAGATCCTACCCGTTACAGCTGACAAGACAGTTGCCCCTCCACCATCGAAGATCAACAAGCAGAGCAACGTTCCCGGTGAGACTTCTGGTAGTAGGAACTAAAGAAACAAGTCAGTCAGGTTTGAATAATGGAAGCAATAGCAGTTCTAGACAAGACTTCTACTTTTCAAGTAAGCAATAAGCAAGTCTATAGTGATCATAAAAAAATCCGCTTGATCCAATGGTCTAAACTAGTTGGAGTGACATTGCGACACCAGACTAcaggaaaataataataacgACAGAAGGAGGATTTATTGGTATTTTTCTCTAGTTATAATCAAAACATCAAAGTGTAGTAAACAGTTTGGGGTTTGGCCAGTTGTATGCAACAGTGACACCTTGTATCTTCAGATCCTTGCAATTCTGGAGCATCTATGTTTATCGGAAATCAACACGCATAAAATCTAACACAGGTGTTAATTACAATAAAATTTGTTTCGGTACACCGCAAGCATCACAGAATCTATTGCTGTCACTTTTCCTtttggaaagaaagaaagattcTGCACAGACGTGGATTCTGAAAGCTGAAAATGAAGCAATTTCTCATCCACAACTACAGAAGACTCGAGGACACGGCAATTGAAGAATCTGCTTTGGCAGCCTATATAAACCCAATGCTGGTGTGGTGAAGCCAGGagtcaaaagaagcaacaactGCAGAAGTAGAGGGTGTTCTAACACAAAGCGGAACTTCTCCCGATTACAAGGTTGGCAACAGAATAACAGACATCAGCCAAAAAATGGTTGAAGTAAGTGCTGAATGATTTTGAATACTGACAAACTTTGATTTGTAGATAGTCGATATGCCGTCTTTACACACCTAGGCCCTGTCTCATCATAATATTCATATCTAAACCGAGCATTAAAACTGTAGTTTCCGTATCATTCTGCCCTATGTGTCGTTTTGACTGTAGTTATCCATGTTTGCTAAATGATAATGATAAATACAAAATTGACTAAAGCATGCTTACTTGTTTGTTATAAAGGAACTAAAGGAGTCTGTGAAAGAAGAGCAGGCTGAGAAAAAGGAGGAGGCAGCCAAGGAGAAGCCAGATGAACCACAAGAGATCGTACTGAAAGTCGACATGCACTGCGAAGGATGTGCAAAGAAGGTCGAGAAATCCCTCTTGAGATTTGAAGGTCAGAAAGCATTTCATACCGTCTCAAACTACGACTTCTGTCGTAGGTGCATATCGATCTTCCCTCCAACGCTCAAACATGGTATTCCTAACAATTTCCTATTGttgctgaaaaaaaatcacaatcaGGAGTCGAAAACGTCAAGGCTGACAGTCGATCGAAGACGGTTGTGGTGAAAAGCAGGGCCGCAGATCCCTCAAAGGTCTGCGAGAGGGTTCAGAGGAAGACAAAGAGAAGAGTTGAGCTGATTTTCCCTCTTCCTCCACCTccagaagaggagaagaaagaggaggctCCAGCACCACctccagaagaaaagaaagaggaggtaCTAGTCACTTTCTGAAATGCACAACATAAAAACCATGTGATTCACCAATTGTCAACTTGAGCACTATACAAGAGAACATtcattcaaagaaaagaaagaacgaGGAAGAAGCAAGACACACCTTGCCGTGTTTACTGATCAAGACATCAAAGTAATACAAAATTTTCGGAGCCCTCGCAGTCTCAAATTTTCGTTGACATATCTTTCATCAAATTTTGCAGCCACCGAAGACAATAACTGTCATCTTGAAGGTCCAGATGCACTGCGACGCTTGTGCGCAGATTCTGCAAAAGCGTATAAGCAGGACAGAAGGTATAACGTACTTCTCTTTGACTCTTTGTAACCTCCTAACTCTTACAAGCCATAGACTATGTATGGTTTTCTTTGCAAGCAAAAGGCTTTGTCTCCAATAAATTAAAGTAGAATAGTCCAAAGTAGAATTAATTGGATATCATGTCTAGGAAGATTGCTCAGTTCATGCAACAATCTGTCACTCAGTGAAACAATGCATCTATCGTGCTAACAACTAACAAGGCCTAAGAGCAAACGGTACTTTGCAACTAAAACAGGTGTAGAATCAGCTACAGAATAACCAAAAAATTTCGTCCAAGCAGGTGTAGAATCGGTCGAGACTGATCTCCTCAACGGCCTAGTGGTCGTCAAAGGGGTGATGGATCCGGCTGTGCTCATCGAAAGCATCCAGCGGAAGACGCGGAGGCCGGCAGTCATCGTCGAAGAGGTGAAGccgcgggaggaggagaagaaggcagaggaggaagagaagaagccAGATGAGGATAAGGCCGACGGCATCGAAGAGATCAAGAAGTATGACTTCTGGCCGCCCGTCCAGTACTATGTCGAGTACGTCTACCCATACCCGctaccgccgccaccgacggcaCTGGTGTCCGAGGAGTTCAGTGACGAGAACCCGAACGCTTGCACCGTCGCGTGATACCATCTGAAGCTGTTCTTTTGCTTAGACGGTGGTTTCTATGCTAGAAATGCATGCTGATATGGTAATAAAATGAGTGGTTTTGAGAACTTGTACAAGATTGTGTTATTAAGTATCATGAAAAGTGAGCTCGCATTGCTCAATTGACTAGCTCTCCTATGGTACAACCTATTTACCCGGGTTTAGATTTGACACTTGTGCTCGTATTTCTCATTAGAAATATGGTCATAATTTGGTATATtttaatatagaaaaaaaagataatacacATGACATGTGTACCGTGAATTGATCTTGTGATAG
Above is a window of Oryza sativa Japonica Group chromosome 10, ASM3414082v1 DNA encoding:
- the LOC4348282 gene encoding heavy metal-associated isoprenylated plant protein 7 isoform X1, translating into MVEELKESVKEEQAEKKEEAAKEKPDEPQEIVLKVDMHCEGCAKKVEKSLLRFEGVENVKADSRSKTVVVKSRAADPSKVCERVQRKTKRRVELIFPLPPPPEEEKKEEAPAPPPEEKKEEPPKTITVILKVQMHCDACAQILQKRISRTEGVESVETDLLNGLVVVKGVMDPAVLIESIQRKTRRPAVIVEEVKPREEEKKAEEEEKKPDEDKADGIEEIKKYDFWPPVQYYVEYVYPYPLPPPPTALVSEEFSDENPNACTVA
- the LOC4348282 gene encoding heavy metal-associated isoprenylated plant protein 7 isoform X2 — encoded protein: MHCEGCAKKVEKSLLRFEGVENVKADSRSKTVVVKSRAADPSKVCERVQRKTKRRVELIFPLPPPPEEEKKEEAPAPPPEEKKEEPPKTITVILKVQMHCDACAQILQKRISRTEGVESVETDLLNGLVVVKGVMDPAVLIESIQRKTRRPAVIVEEVKPREEEKKAEEEEKKPDEDKADGIEEIKKYDFWPPVQYYVEYVYPYPLPPPPTALVSEEFSDENPNACTVA